The following proteins are co-located in the Nonlabens ponticola genome:
- the folE gene encoding GTP cyclohydrolase I FolE, translated as MKIEDLITDIDDQDHLSSNEQTPLREDAFDLTDQEKIESIKKDVHNILQTLGMDMTDDSLKGTPNRVAKMFVNEIFGGLRPEKKPSASTFENKYKYGEMLVEKNIVLYSTCEHHLLPIVGRAHVAYISNGNVVGLSKMNRIVDYYAKRPQVQERLNIQIVRELQQVLNTQDVACVIDAKHLCVNSRGIRDIDSSTVTGEFGGAFKDVQVKREFLDYIKMPTQF; from the coding sequence ATGAAAATAGAAGATTTGATTACAGACATAGATGATCAGGATCACTTATCCTCAAACGAGCAAACACCATTGCGCGAGGATGCATTTGACTTGACTGATCAAGAAAAGATTGAGTCCATTAAAAAAGATGTGCACAACATCCTACAAACTTTGGGCATGGACATGACAGACGATAGTTTGAAAGGAACGCCCAATCGCGTTGCAAAGATGTTTGTGAATGAGATTTTTGGAGGCCTGCGACCAGAGAAAAAACCTAGCGCCAGCACCTTTGAAAACAAGTACAAATATGGCGAGATGCTGGTCGAGAAGAACATCGTCCTTTACTCTACCTGTGAGCATCACTTATTACCAATAGTGGGTCGCGCCCATGTCGCCTACATATCAAACGGCAATGTAGTAGGCCTTTCAAAAATGAACCGCATAGTGGATTATTATGCAAAACGACCACAAGTACAGGAACGATTAAACATTCAAATCGTACGTGAGTTACAACAGGTGCTCAATACACAAGACGTTGCCTGCGTTATTGATGCAAAACATTTGTGCGTTAATAGCCGCGGCATACGCGATATTGATAGCAGTACGGTGACCGGAGAATTTGGCGGTGCTTTTAAGGACGTCCAGGTAAAAAGAGAGTTTCTAGACTACATCAAGATGCCCACGCAATTCTAG